A single region of the Enterobacter cloacae complex sp. R_G8 genome encodes:
- the csgF gene encoding curli production assembly/transport protein CsgF — protein sequence MRIAYAVVSLMLITPLSWAGNMTFQFRNPNFGGNPNNGAFMLNEAQAQNSYKDPSFNDFSVDTPSALDNFTQAIQSQILGGLLTNINTGKPGRMVTNDFIVDIANRDGQLQLNVTDRKTGKTSTIQVSGLQTNSTDF from the coding sequence ATGCGTATTGCATATGCAGTTGTTTCGTTAATGCTAATAACCCCATTAAGCTGGGCCGGGAATATGACATTCCAGTTCCGTAATCCCAACTTTGGTGGTAACCCGAACAATGGGGCGTTCATGTTGAATGAAGCCCAGGCACAAAATTCTTATAAAGATCCGAGCTTTAATGATTTTAGCGTGGATACCCCATCCGCACTGGACAACTTCACCCAGGCTATCCAGTCGCAAATTTTGGGCGGTTTGCTGACAAACATTAATACCGGTAAACCCGGCCGCATGGTGACAAATGACTTTATTGTCGACATCGCCAACAGGGACGGGCAGCTCCAGTTGAATGTTACCGACCGTAAAACCGGAAAAACCTCCACCATTCAGGTTTCCGGTCTACAAACAAACTCAACTGACTTCTAA
- a CDS encoding DUF1097 domain-containing protein, translating into MNILLCIAITTGILSGLWGWVAVSLGLLSWAGFLGCTAYFACPQGGLKGLFISGCTLMSGVIWALVIMKGSALAPHLEILGYIMTGVVAFLMCVQAKHLLLSFVPGTFMGACATFAGQGDWKLVVPSLALGLLFGYAMKNSGLWLAARREKAQNIPAVSE; encoded by the coding sequence ATGAACATATTACTTTGTATCGCAATAACGACGGGTATTCTCTCCGGGCTGTGGGGATGGGTGGCCGTGTCCCTCGGATTGCTCAGCTGGGCCGGGTTCCTCGGCTGCACGGCCTATTTCGCCTGCCCGCAGGGAGGCCTCAAAGGGCTGTTTATCTCGGGCTGCACGCTGATGAGCGGCGTTATCTGGGCGCTGGTTATCATGAAAGGCAGTGCGCTCGCGCCACATCTGGAGATCCTCGGCTATATCATGACGGGCGTGGTCGCCTTTTTGATGTGTGTTCAGGCAAAGCATTTATTGCTGTCGTTTGTACCTGGCACCTTTATGGGGGCGTGCGCCACCTTTGCAGGGCAGGGGGACTGGAAGCTGGTGGTTCCCTCACTGGCGCTGGGATTACTGTTTGGCTATGCCATGAAGAACAGCGGCCTGTGGCTGGCGGCACGACGGGAAAAAGCGCAAAACATTCCTGCGGTGAGTGAATAA
- a CDS encoding isochorismatase family protein, giving the protein MSTPANFNGARPVIDVNDAVMLLIDHQSGLFQTVGDMPMPELRARAAALAKIATLANIPVITTASVPQGPNGPLIPEIHANAPHAQYVARKGEINAWDNPEFVAAVKATGRKTLIIAGTITSVCMAFPSISAVADGYKVFAVIDASGTYSKMAQEITLARVVQAGVVPMDTAAVASEIQRTWNREDAAEWADVYTHIFPAYQLLIESYGKAQEVMKNSEALDSQR; this is encoded by the coding sequence ATGTCTACACCTGCCAATTTTAATGGAGCACGTCCGGTCATTGATGTGAACGATGCGGTGATGTTGCTTATCGACCACCAGAGTGGCCTGTTCCAGACCGTCGGAGATATGCCGATGCCTGAGCTGCGTGCCCGTGCGGCGGCTCTGGCGAAAATCGCGACGCTTGCGAACATCCCGGTGATCACCACCGCTTCCGTTCCGCAGGGCCCAAACGGTCCGCTCATCCCGGAAATTCATGCCAACGCGCCGCATGCACAGTATGTGGCACGTAAAGGGGAGATCAACGCCTGGGATAACCCGGAATTTGTGGCCGCGGTTAAAGCCACCGGACGTAAAACGTTGATTATCGCCGGTACCATCACCAGCGTCTGCATGGCGTTTCCGTCGATTAGCGCAGTGGCGGATGGTTATAAAGTCTTTGCGGTGATTGATGCGTCCGGTACTTACAGCAAAATGGCGCAGGAGATCACCCTGGCCCGTGTGGTGCAGGCAGGCGTGGTGCCAATGGATACGGCGGCCGTTGCCTCTGAGATCCAGCGGACATGGAACCGTGAAGATGCGGCCGAGTGGGCAGACGTCTACACGCACATTTTCCCGGCGTATCAGCTGCTGATCGAGAGCTACGGCAAGGCGCAGGAAGTGATGAAAAACAGCGAAGCGCTCGATTCACAGCGTTAA
- a CDS encoding molecular chaperone, producing MNEFSILCRVLGTLYYRQPQDPLLVPLFTLIREGKLAQNWPLEQDDLLERLQKSCDMQQISTDYNTLFVGDECRVSPYRSAWQEGATEAEVRAFLSERGMPLTDTPADHIGTLLLAASWIEDHAGDDENEAIETLFETYLLPWVGTFLGKVEAHATSPFWRTLAPLTRDAIAAMWDELEEENEE from the coding sequence ATGAATGAGTTTTCCATCCTCTGCCGCGTGCTGGGTACGCTGTACTATCGCCAGCCACAAGACCCGCTGCTGGTTCCGCTCTTTACATTAATTCGTGAAGGGAAACTGGCACAGAACTGGCCGCTGGAACAGGATGATTTGCTGGAGCGCCTGCAGAAAAGCTGCGACATGCAGCAGATTTCAACAGATTACAACACGCTGTTTGTGGGTGACGAGTGCCGTGTTTCGCCATACCGCTCAGCCTGGCAGGAAGGGGCAACGGAAGCGGAAGTGCGCGCATTTCTCTCTGAACGGGGTATGCCGCTGACCGATACGCCTGCCGATCATATCGGTACGCTGCTGCTGGCCGCGTCCTGGATCGAAGACCACGCCGGTGATGATGAGAACGAAGCCATCGAAACCTTGTTCGAAACCTACCTGCTGCCGTGGGTCGGGACATTCCTTGGGAAAGTTGAAGCGCATGCCACCTCGCCATTCTGGAGAACGCTGGCTCCGCTGACGCGTGATGCCATTGCTGCAATGTGGGATGAGCTCGAAGAAGAGAACGAAGAGTGA
- a CDS encoding phosphatase: MYPVDLHMHTVASTHAYSNLHDYIAQAKLKGIKLFAITDHGPDMADAPHYWHFVNMRIWPRLVDGIGILRGIEANIKNTDGEIDCTGPMLTSLDLILAGFHEPVFAPQDKETNTAAMIATIASGNVHIISHPGNPKYPIDIQAVAQAAAKHRVALEINNSSFVHSRKGSEANCREVAAAVRDAGGMVALGSDSHTAFTLGDFSECLKVLNDVNFPEAQILNVTPRRMLDFLESRGMEPIAEFADL, translated from the coding sequence ATGTATCCCGTTGACCTGCATATGCACACCGTCGCCAGTACCCACGCGTATAGCAACCTCCATGATTATATTGCGCAAGCGAAGCTCAAGGGCATCAAGCTTTTTGCCATCACCGATCATGGCCCGGATATGGCGGATGCGCCGCACTACTGGCATTTTGTGAATATGCGGATCTGGCCACGTCTGGTGGACGGTATTGGGATACTGCGCGGCATTGAGGCGAACATCAAAAATACCGACGGTGAGATCGACTGCACCGGCCCGATGCTGACGTCTCTTGATCTTATTCTCGCCGGTTTCCATGAGCCTGTCTTTGCACCTCAGGATAAAGAGACCAATACCGCGGCGATGATTGCCACCATTGCCAGCGGCAATGTGCATATTATTAGCCACCCCGGCAACCCGAAGTACCCGATTGATATTCAGGCTGTCGCACAGGCGGCTGCGAAGCACCGCGTGGCGCTGGAGATTAACAACTCCTCCTTTGTTCACTCGCGTAAGGGCAGTGAAGCCAACTGTCGCGAAGTGGCGGCCGCCGTGCGTGATGCCGGAGGCATGGTGGCGCTGGGTTCAGATTCCCATACTGCGTTCACTCTGGGCGATTTCAGCGAGTGCCTGAAAGTGCTGAACGATGTTAACTTCCCGGAAGCGCAAATCCTGAACGTGACCCCACGCCGCATGCTCGATTTCCTGGAGTCACGCGGAATGGAACCGATTGCTGAATTTGCCGATCTTTAA
- the ghrA gene encoding glyoxylate/hydroxypyruvate reductase GhrA, protein MDIIFYHPTFDTAYWINALSAALPGARVREWKRGDNEHADYALVWHPPVEMLQGRKLKAVFALGAGVDSILSKLNAHPEMLPEDIPLFRLEDTGMGQQMQEYAVSQVLHWFRRFDDYQALKLQSRWEPLPEYQREDFTIGILGAGVLGSKVAEALAPWGFPLRCWSRSRKDYPGVESFAGTDELPAFLKGTRVLINLLPNTAETVGIINSALLNQLADQSYVMNLARGVHLVEADLLKALESGKVKGAMLDVYSREPLPAESPLWAHPRVAMTPHVAAVTRPAEAVAYITHTISEIEQGNAVTGQVNRQRGY, encoded by the coding sequence ATGGATATTATCTTCTATCACCCCACTTTTGATACGGCTTACTGGATTAATGCACTTTCGGCGGCGTTGCCGGGGGCGCGCGTGCGTGAATGGAAGCGCGGTGATAACGAACACGCAGACTACGCGCTGGTCTGGCATCCCCCGGTTGAGATGCTCCAGGGGCGCAAGCTGAAGGCTGTTTTTGCCCTCGGTGCCGGTGTGGATTCCATTCTGAGCAAACTGAACGCGCACCCTGAAATGCTGCCGGAAGATATTCCCCTGTTCCGCCTGGAAGATACCGGCATGGGCCAGCAAATGCAGGAATATGCCGTGAGTCAGGTGCTGCACTGGTTCCGCCGCTTTGATGATTATCAGGCCTTAAAACTGCAATCCCGCTGGGAGCCGCTGCCTGAGTATCAGCGTGAAGATTTTACCATCGGTATTCTCGGGGCGGGCGTGCTCGGCTCAAAAGTGGCGGAAGCGCTGGCGCCGTGGGGCTTTCCGCTGCGCTGCTGGAGCCGCAGCCGCAAGGACTACCCTGGCGTTGAAAGTTTTGCCGGAACAGATGAACTCCCGGCGTTTCTGAAGGGCACGCGCGTGCTGATCAACCTGCTGCCGAATACGGCGGAAACGGTCGGCATTATTAATAGTGCGCTTCTGAATCAGTTGGCGGATCAGAGTTACGTGATGAACCTGGCGCGCGGTGTCCATCTGGTAGAGGCCGATCTGCTCAAGGCCCTTGAGAGTGGCAAGGTGAAAGGCGCGATGCTGGATGTGTACAGCCGCGAGCCCCTGCCGGCAGAAAGTCCGCTGTGGGCGCATCCGCGGGTGGCGATGACCCCACACGTCGCCGCCGTGACGCGTCCGGCAGAGGCGGTGGCCTATATTACGCACACCATCAGTGAGATAGAGCAGGGCAACGCGGTGACCGGACAGGTCAACAGACAGCGCGGCTACTGA
- the csgD gene encoding biofilm master transcriptional regulator CsgD, protein MFNEVHSLHGHTLLLITKPSLQATALLQHLKQSLSLNGKLHNIQRSFDDIAPRSIILFDMMEADKKLIHYWQDTLSRKNNNIRVLLLNTPDEYPFRDIESWPHINGVFYVTEEENRVVEGLQGILRGECYFSQKLASYLITHSGNYRYNSSESALLTHREKEILNKLRIGASNIEIARSLFISENTVKTHLYNLFKKIAVKNRTQAVSWANDNLRR, encoded by the coding sequence ATGTTTAATGAAGTCCATAGTTTACATGGTCATACATTACTGTTGATCACAAAACCTTCTTTACAGGCGACCGCTTTATTACAACATTTAAAGCAATCTTTATCACTGAACGGAAAATTGCATAATATTCAACGTTCTTTCGATGATATTGCACCTCGCAGCATCATTCTTTTCGATATGATGGAAGCGGATAAAAAGCTCATCCATTACTGGCAAGATACTTTAAGCAGGAAAAACAATAATATCCGCGTGCTATTATTGAATACCCCTGACGAGTACCCTTTCAGGGACATCGAAAGTTGGCCGCATATCAATGGCGTGTTCTACGTCACTGAAGAAGAAAATCGGGTGGTAGAAGGCCTGCAAGGTATCTTGCGAGGAGAGTGTTATTTTTCGCAAAAGCTGGCCAGCTATCTTATTACGCACTCCGGAAATTACCGCTACAACAGTTCAGAATCGGCATTGCTCACGCACCGGGAGAAAGAGATCCTGAACAAATTGCGCATTGGTGCTTCAAATATTGAAATCGCCCGTTCGTTATTTATCAGCGAAAATACGGTTAAGACGCACCTTTATAATCTTTTCAAGAAGATAGCTGTTAAAAACCGAACTCAGGCGGTTTCATGGGCAAACGATAACCTCAGGCGTTAA
- the csgE gene encoding curli production assembly/transport protein CsgE, which yields MKRTLSWIAAAGFLLAAGNLQAVEVEVPGLLTDHTVSSVGHSFYRAFSDKWDSTYPGNITINERPSARWGSWITITANQFVIYQTFLFPTKIDFDKNVALALAQSEDAINRMQIDKALLSTSDLAKDEF from the coding sequence ATGAAACGCACCTTGAGTTGGATTGCCGCAGCGGGCTTTCTGCTCGCTGCCGGGAACCTGCAGGCCGTCGAGGTCGAAGTTCCCGGATTGTTAACAGACCATACCGTCTCCTCTGTCGGGCACAGTTTTTATCGTGCTTTCAGTGATAAATGGGACAGTACGTACCCTGGTAATATAACAATCAACGAGCGGCCCAGTGCACGATGGGGAAGTTGGATAACAATAACGGCTAACCAGTTCGTTATATATCAAACTTTTTTATTCCCCACCAAAATAGACTTCGATAAAAACGTAGCCTTAGCGCTGGCACAATCAGAAGACGCTATAAATCGCATGCAAATAGATAAAGCGCTATTAAGCACCAGCGATTTAGCAAAAGACGAGTTCTAG
- a CDS encoding LysR family transcriptional regulator: protein MQDLNDFVWFVKVVDYGGFAAAGRALDLPKSRLSRRIAQLEERLGVRLIQRTTRQFTVTEVGQTFYQHCKAMMVEAEAAEEAVAALQAEPRGIVRLTCPVTLLHVHVGPMLARFMARYPGITLQLEATNRRVDLVGEGIDVAIRVRPRPFDDSDLVLRVLADRGHCLVAGPALIERLGKPLMPSELSAWPGLSMGEGKHIHKWDLCGPQGAKAEIHFTPRFITTDMLALRAAAMAGIGVVQLPILMVKDQLASGELVRVLEAWEPRREVIHAVYPSRRGLLPSVRALVDFLTEEYAKMVEE, encoded by the coding sequence ATGCAGGATCTCAATGACTTCGTCTGGTTTGTGAAAGTGGTCGACTACGGTGGTTTTGCGGCGGCGGGAAGAGCGCTTGACCTGCCCAAGTCCAGGCTGAGCCGCCGGATTGCGCAGCTGGAAGAACGGCTTGGTGTGCGGTTAATACAGCGTACAACCCGTCAGTTTACGGTAACGGAGGTCGGGCAGACGTTCTATCAGCACTGCAAAGCCATGATGGTTGAAGCGGAAGCGGCGGAGGAAGCCGTGGCCGCGCTGCAGGCGGAACCGCGCGGTATCGTCAGGCTCACCTGTCCTGTCACGTTGTTGCATGTGCATGTCGGCCCGATGCTGGCGCGGTTTATGGCGCGCTACCCCGGTATCACCCTTCAGCTGGAAGCAACGAACCGGCGGGTTGATCTGGTGGGGGAGGGAATTGATGTGGCGATCCGCGTGCGTCCGCGCCCGTTTGATGACAGCGATCTGGTATTACGTGTGCTGGCCGACAGGGGACATTGCCTGGTCGCGGGCCCCGCGTTAATTGAACGCCTGGGGAAACCGTTGATGCCGTCCGAACTTAGCGCCTGGCCCGGGTTAAGTATGGGCGAGGGTAAACACATTCATAAGTGGGATTTGTGTGGTCCGCAAGGGGCGAAAGCGGAAATCCATTTTACTCCTCGCTTTATTACCACCGACATGCTGGCACTGCGTGCAGCGGCTATGGCGGGTATCGGTGTGGTGCAACTGCCGATATTGATGGTGAAAGATCAGCTGGCGTCAGGAGAACTGGTTCGGGTGCTTGAGGCGTGGGAACCACGACGGGAGGTGATTCATGCAGTTTATCCGTCAAGACGCGGCTTGCTGCCGTCCGTCAGGGCACTGGTGGATTTTCTCACTGAAGAGTATGCGAAGATGGTCGAAGAGTAA
- the csgC gene encoding curli assembly chaperone CsgC — MNTLILLAALSSQITFNTAQQGDMTTIIPQVILTQSCECLVQIVAQREGQSGQSTSRQQNKLFIPANQTIDLMRLSLNIATGDTVNIIVTVSDGKSLHLSQQWSPPGRAL, encoded by the coding sequence ATGAATACCTTAATCCTTCTTGCTGCACTATCCAGTCAGATAACGTTTAACACAGCGCAGCAGGGCGATATGACCACCATTATTCCTCAGGTCATATTGACGCAGTCGTGTGAGTGTCTGGTGCAAATAGTCGCTCAACGAGAAGGGCAAAGTGGCCAAAGTACATCACGGCAGCAAAACAAGCTTTTTATCCCCGCTAATCAGACGATCGATTTAATGCGGCTGAGTTTAAATATTGCTACGGGGGATACGGTGAACATTATTGTCACCGTCTCTGATGGTAAATCGCTTCATTTATCACAGCAGTGGTCACCGCCGGGAAGGGCGCTTTAA
- a CDS encoding sodium:alanine symporter family protein: MNELVGAINGVIWSPALIFLCLGVGLYFSLRSRFLQLRHIKHMITLMFQGRPTDAGVSSFQALTMTLAGRVGTGNIAGVATAITFGGPGALFWMWMVAFLGASSAFVESTLGQVYKEKINGEYRGGPAFYIEKGLGVKWYAWLFAVVTIFSCGLLMPGVQANSIGASLDIAFGLDPNVTAALLAVLLSFIIFGGVKRIASFSSMVVPFMALGYIIVACVIIAINITELPGVILLIWKSAFGLEAGFGAILGQAIMWGVKRGVYSNEAAQGTGPHASSAAAVSHPVKQGLVQAFSVYIDTLFVCSATGFMLLITGLYNVQGVDGAALYTGISGVAAGPGYVQTAMESMMPGFGNYFVAIALFFFAFTTIIAYYYIAETNIAYINRKIHRPWLTFLLKLCLMASTVYGTVRTADLAWGLGDIGVGLMAWLNIIAIVLLHKKAFVSLKDYEIQNAQGLDPHFDPIRLGIKNADYWLEERKDEPAANPEQTTSVVREQSAGKVNN; the protein is encoded by the coding sequence ATGAACGAACTGGTTGGTGCAATTAACGGTGTTATCTGGAGCCCGGCGTTAATATTTTTATGTCTGGGTGTCGGTCTCTATTTCTCATTACGTAGTCGTTTTTTACAGTTACGTCATATAAAACATATGATTACCTTGATGTTCCAGGGGCGTCCTACCGATGCCGGGGTATCGTCTTTCCAGGCACTGACGATGACGCTGGCAGGGCGAGTAGGGACCGGAAACATTGCTGGTGTCGCCACCGCCATTACCTTCGGGGGACCGGGCGCACTTTTCTGGATGTGGATGGTGGCATTTTTAGGTGCCAGTTCAGCGTTTGTGGAATCTACGTTGGGCCAGGTTTATAAAGAAAAAATTAACGGTGAATATCGTGGCGGTCCTGCCTTTTATATCGAAAAAGGATTAGGGGTAAAATGGTATGCATGGTTATTTGCCGTCGTCACCATTTTCTCCTGCGGTCTATTAATGCCAGGGGTACAAGCAAACTCGATTGGTGCCAGTCTGGATATTGCTTTTGGGCTTGATCCCAATGTCACGGCGGCATTACTGGCCGTACTGTTAAGCTTTATTATTTTCGGTGGCGTGAAAAGGATCGCCAGTTTTAGCAGTATGGTCGTTCCGTTTATGGCGCTCGGCTATATTATTGTGGCTTGCGTTATTATCGCGATTAATATTACCGAGCTTCCTGGTGTGATTCTGTTGATCTGGAAAAGTGCTTTTGGTCTTGAAGCTGGCTTTGGTGCTATCCTGGGTCAGGCTATCATGTGGGGCGTTAAGCGCGGCGTCTATTCCAACGAGGCGGCGCAAGGTACCGGCCCGCATGCATCATCCGCGGCGGCAGTGAGCCATCCGGTGAAACAGGGGCTGGTTCAGGCTTTCTCGGTCTATATCGATACGCTGTTTGTCTGCTCCGCGACCGGATTTATGCTGTTGATCACCGGTCTTTACAATGTTCAGGGTGTCGATGGCGCAGCCCTCTACACCGGTATTTCAGGCGTGGCGGCAGGGCCAGGCTATGTGCAGACGGCAATGGAAAGTATGATGCCAGGCTTTGGTAATTACTTTGTGGCTATTGCGCTGTTCTTCTTCGCCTTCACCACCATTATTGCCTATTACTATATTGCTGAAACCAATATCGCCTACATCAACCGTAAAATTCACCGTCCGTGGCTGACATTCTTGCTCAAATTATGTCTGATGGCTTCCACGGTTTACGGCACCGTCCGCACCGCGGATCTGGCATGGGGGCTGGGAGATATTGGGGTAGGGCTGATGGCATGGCTCAACATTATTGCCATTGTGCTTTTGCATAAAAAAGCGTTCGTCAGTCTGAAAGATTATGAAATTCAGAATGCGCAGGGACTGGATCCGCATTTTGATCCGATTCGCCTGGGGATTAAAAATGCCGATTACTGGCTGGAAGAGCGTAAAGATGAACCTGCTGCGAATCCAGAACAGACGACTTCTGTCGTGAGAGAGCAGAGCGCAGGAAAAGTGAACAATTAA
- the csgG gene encoding curli production assembly/transport protein CsgG has translation MQRFLILVAVCLLSGCLTAPPKEAAKPTLLPRAQSYRDLTHLPAPTGKIFVSVYNIQDETGQFKPYPASNFSTAVPQSATAMLVTALKDSRWFIPLERQGLQNLLNERKIIRAAQENGTVADNNRMPLQSLAAANVMIEGSIIGYESNVKSGGAGARYFGIGADTQYQLDQIAVNLRVVNVSTGEVLSSVTTSKTILSYEVQAGVFRFIDYQRLLEGEIGYTSNEPVMMCLMSAIETGVIFLINDGIDRGLWDLQNKADVQNPVLVKYRDMSVPPES, from the coding sequence ATGCAGCGCTTCCTGATACTTGTTGCAGTGTGCTTATTGAGCGGTTGTTTAACTGCTCCCCCCAAAGAAGCTGCAAAACCGACATTATTGCCTCGGGCTCAAAGTTATCGTGATTTAACCCATTTACCTGCGCCTACGGGTAAAATATTTGTCTCCGTCTACAACATTCAGGATGAAACGGGGCAATTTAAACCTTACCCGGCAAGTAACTTCTCCACGGCCGTGCCGCAAAGCGCCACCGCCATGCTGGTAACCGCGCTGAAGGATTCACGCTGGTTTATTCCGCTGGAACGTCAGGGACTGCAAAACCTGCTAAATGAACGAAAAATTATTCGTGCGGCGCAGGAGAATGGAACCGTCGCGGATAATAACCGTATGCCGCTGCAATCCCTGGCAGCCGCGAACGTCATGATTGAAGGGTCGATTATCGGTTACGAAAGTAACGTTAAATCGGGTGGTGCTGGCGCGCGTTACTTCGGTATCGGCGCAGATACACAGTATCAGCTCGACCAAATCGCCGTTAACCTGCGTGTCGTTAACGTCAGTACAGGGGAAGTTCTCTCTTCGGTAACAACCAGCAAAACCATTCTGTCTTATGAAGTGCAGGCTGGGGTGTTCCGCTTCATCGACTACCAGCGTCTGCTGGAGGGTGAAATCGGTTATACCTCTAACGAACCGGTGATGATGTGTCTGATGTCAGCCATTGAAACCGGAGTTATCTTCCTGATAAATGATGGTATCGATCGCGGGCTGTGGGATCTGCAGAACAAAGCAGACGTGCAGAATCCGGTACTGGTGAAATACCGCGACATGTCGGTTCCTCCGGAATCCTGA
- the csgB gene encoding curli minor subunit CsgB, which translates to MKNTSLFMMFTLLGVPGFVTAANSDLANAEYNFAVNEISRSSLNQAAIIGQQGVLNDAQVRQDGSKLLSIVSQDGSGNRARVDQSGTYNFAYIAQSGFANDADITQDGFGNSAKIIQKGSGNRASITQYGTQKNAVVVQKQSQMAIRVIQR; encoded by the coding sequence ATGAAAAACACATCGTTATTTATGATGTTTACATTACTGGGAGTGCCTGGGTTTGTAACCGCAGCGAATTCAGATTTGGCTAACGCTGAATATAACTTTGCGGTTAATGAAATAAGCCGTTCATCATTAAATCAGGCAGCCATTATTGGTCAACAGGGCGTATTAAATGACGCTCAGGTACGCCAGGACGGTTCAAAATTACTGTCCATTGTTTCCCAGGATGGGTCAGGTAACAGGGCGCGCGTTGATCAATCAGGGACTTATAATTTTGCATATATCGCTCAGAGCGGCTTTGCGAATGATGCAGATATTACGCAAGACGGATTTGGTAATAGTGCGAAAATTATCCAGAAAGGGTCGGGTAATAGAGCAAGCATTACGCAGTACGGTACACAGAAAAACGCAGTTGTAGTGCAAAAACAGTCGCAAATGGCAATTCGCGTTATTCAACGTTAG
- the csgA gene encoding curli major subunit CsgA: MKFIKVAALAAIVVSGSAMAGLIDQGGWGHGHGHGHGGNGPNSTLNIYQNGGGNSAVALQTNARDSTLSISQSGGGNGADVGQGSDDSTISLTQNGFANSATLDQWNSHDSTMNVSQYGGFNGALVDQTASNSTVNVTQIGFGNHASAYQY, from the coding sequence ATGAAATTTATCAAAGTGGCAGCTCTTGCAGCAATCGTCGTTTCTGGTAGTGCTATGGCCGGTCTTATTGATCAAGGTGGCTGGGGCCACGGACATGGTCATGGTCACGGCGGTAATGGCCCAAATTCAACCCTGAATATTTACCAGAACGGTGGCGGTAACTCAGCTGTCGCCTTGCAGACAAATGCCAGAGATTCAACGCTGTCTATTAGCCAGAGTGGTGGCGGTAATGGCGCGGATGTCGGACAAGGTTCTGACGACAGCACCATTTCTCTGACCCAGAATGGTTTTGCCAACAGCGCAACACTTGACCAGTGGAACAGCCACGACTCTACTATGAACGTAAGTCAGTACGGTGGTTTCAACGGCGCGCTCGTCGATCAGACCGCCTCTAATTCTACGGTCAATGTTACCCAGATTGGTTTTGGTAACCACGCTTCAGCCTATCAGTATTAA
- a CDS encoding pirin family protein produces the protein MKNVTGVYTAPRQHWVGNGFPVRSMFSYQTHGESLSPFLLLDYAGPHTFPADGTKRGVGEHPHRGFETVTIVYSGEVEHRDSTGKGGVIGAGDVQWMTAGAGILHEEFHSSAFAHKGGELKMMQLWVNLPAKDKMATPGYQSITKADIPVVTLPDNSGSLRVIAGHYDDVSGPAHTFSPLNVWDIALNQGSHITLSQPEGWSTALVVLEGHVTVNGTAHAGEAQLVVMSQEGETLHLEAGSDAKVLLMAGAPLNEPIVGYGPFVMNSKTEINEAIRDFNSGRFGQI, from the coding sequence ATGAAAAACGTAACAGGCGTCTATACCGCACCCCGTCAACACTGGGTTGGCAATGGTTTCCCGGTGCGTTCGATGTTTTCTTATCAGACACACGGCGAGTCGCTAAGCCCGTTCTTACTGCTGGACTACGCAGGCCCACATACCTTCCCGGCGGACGGCACTAAGCGCGGGGTGGGCGAGCATCCGCATCGTGGTTTTGAAACGGTCACCATCGTCTATTCCGGCGAAGTGGAGCATCGCGACTCCACCGGCAAAGGCGGCGTTATTGGTGCGGGCGACGTGCAGTGGATGACAGCCGGTGCAGGCATTCTGCATGAAGAGTTTCACTCCAGCGCGTTCGCGCACAAAGGCGGAGAACTCAAGATGATGCAGCTTTGGGTCAACCTGCCGGCGAAAGACAAAATGGCCACGCCGGGCTATCAAAGCATCACCAAAGCCGATATCCCGGTAGTGACGCTGCCCGATAACAGCGGCTCGCTGCGGGTTATCGCCGGTCACTACGACGATGTTAGCGGCCCGGCGCATACCTTCTCGCCGCTGAACGTGTGGGACATTGCCCTCAACCAGGGCAGCCACATCACGCTCAGTCAGCCAGAGGGCTGGAGCACGGCGCTGGTGGTGCTGGAAGGCCATGTCACGGTGAACGGTACGGCTCACGCGGGAGAAGCACAGCTGGTGGTCATGAGTCAGGAAGGTGAGACGTTACATCTGGAAGCCGGCAGCGATGCCAAAGTATTGCTGATGGCCGGTGCACCGCTGAATGAACCAATTGTGGGCTACGGCCCATTCGTGATGAACAGTAAAACCGAAATCAATGAAGCCATTCGTGATTTCAACTCCGGCCGCTTTGGCCAGATCTAA